The Actinomadura graeca nucleotide sequence GGGTACAGGGCCGCGAGGACCACGGTCCACCACCGCCGCGCCGCCGCGATGAGCGCCGCGGCGCACCACAGCGACCAGGCGGTGTGCATGGACGGCATCGCGGCGTACTGGTTGGTGACCGAGGCGCCCGCCCCCGAGTCGTAGATCCCCCAGGTGCCGAAGGCGATCACGGTGTCGGTGAAGCCGGGCAGCATCCTCGGCGGGGCCAGCGGATAGGCCCAGAACCCGGCGAGGCCCAGCAGCGTCGTGGTGAACAGCAGCGTCCGGTATCCCGCGTAGCGGGCGGGGCGGCGGAGGTAGAGCCACACCATGACGCCGATCGTCATGGCGAAGTGCATGACCGCGTAGAAGTAGTTCGCTGTGACCGCCAGCGCCGTGTGCGCGGTGAACATCCGGTTCAGGTCGTACTCGACGTCCAGGTGGAGTGAGGACTCCAGTTCGAGGATCTCGTAGGCCCGGTGCGCCGCCATCGCGTGCTCGGCCGGCA carries:
- a CDS encoding phosphatase PAP2 family protein codes for the protein MASPAPLPGTGRGVAGGAAGGRRAAPSRPRLWPEILLLVLCYLAYQAVRNLVPAEHAMAAHRAYEILELESSLHLDVEYDLNRMFTAHTALAVTANYFYAVMHFAMTIGVMVWLYLRRPARYAGYRTLLFTTTLLGLAGFWAYPLAPPRMLPGFTDTVIAFGTWGIYDSGAGASVTNQYAAMPSMHTAWSLWCAAALIAAARRWWTVVLAALYPAVTIVVIMGTANHFLLDAAGGGLALAGGLALSRGAFRVAAHARQPGHPPAP